Proteins co-encoded in one Acidovorax sp. 69 genomic window:
- a CDS encoding type I restriction-modification system subunit M, whose protein sequence is MTEQNQKQLGKTLWAIADQLRGAMDADDFRDYMLSFLFLRYLSDNYETAAKKELGKDYPAHIDSSVSTPLQLWYEGNLEDVPEFEKQMRRKVHYVIEPQHLWSSIASMARTQDPELLRTLQEGFKYIETESFESTFAGLFSEIDLGSPKLGKTYTERNAKLCTIIQKIAEGLAAELSKDADDLGNAYEYLIGQFAAGSGKKAGEFYTPQQISDILSTIVTLDSQEPKTGVKQRLESVMDFACGSGSLLLNVRKRMGPHGIGKIYGQEKNITTYNLARMNMLLHGVKDTEFEIYHGDTLTNDWDILRELNPAKKPAFDAIVANPPFSYRWDVTEALADDVRFKNHGLAPKSAADFAFLLHGFHFLKDEGVMAIILPHGVLFRGGAEERIRTKLLRDGHIDTVIGLPSNLFYSTGIPVCILVLKKCKKPDDVLFINAAEHFVKGKRQNQLTEEHIAKIISTYQFRTEDARYSRRVGMEEIQKNDFNLNISRYISTAVGEAEIDLAATHGELVEIEKAIAAAKDKHNSFLKELDLQLLP, encoded by the coding sequence ATGACCGAACAAAACCAAAAACAACTGGGCAAGACCCTGTGGGCCATTGCCGACCAACTGCGCGGGGCGATGGATGCGGATGATTTCCGCGACTACATGTTGTCCTTCCTGTTTCTTCGTTATCTGTCTGACAACTACGAGACGGCGGCGAAAAAGGAGCTGGGCAAGGACTACCCGGCGCATATCGATAGCTCTGTATCTACGCCCTTGCAGCTTTGGTACGAGGGCAACCTAGAAGACGTGCCGGAGTTTGAGAAGCAAATGCGCCGCAAGGTGCACTACGTGATTGAGCCGCAGCACCTGTGGAGCAGCATTGCCAGCATGGCGCGCACGCAAGACCCTGAATTGCTGCGCACGCTGCAAGAGGGCTTCAAGTACATCGAGACTGAGTCGTTTGAAAGTACCTTTGCCGGTTTGTTCTCCGAGATTGACCTGGGCTCGCCTAAGCTGGGGAAAACCTACACCGAACGTAATGCCAAGCTGTGCACCATCATTCAGAAGATCGCAGAAGGGCTAGCGGCCGAATTGTCGAAGGATGCGGATGATCTAGGAAATGCCTATGAATACTTGATTGGCCAGTTTGCCGCTGGCTCGGGCAAGAAGGCGGGCGAGTTTTACACGCCGCAGCAAATCTCGGACATCCTCTCCACCATCGTGACGCTTGACAGCCAGGAGCCCAAGACAGGCGTAAAGCAGCGGCTGGAGAGCGTGATGGACTTTGCGTGTGGCTCGGGTTCGCTGCTGCTCAATGTGCGCAAGCGCATGGGGCCGCATGGCATTGGCAAGATCTACGGCCAAGAGAAAAACATCACCACTTACAACCTGGCGCGCATGAACATGCTGCTGCACGGGGTGAAAGATACCGAGTTTGAGATCTACCACGGCGACACGCTGACCAACGACTGGGACATTCTGCGTGAGCTGAACCCAGCCAAGAAGCCGGCGTTTGACGCCATCGTGGCCAACCCGCCTTTCAGTTACCGGTGGGACGTCACTGAAGCGCTGGCCGATGACGTGCGCTTCAAGAACCATGGGCTGGCGCCCAAGTCAGCAGCCGACTTTGCTTTTTTGCTGCACGGCTTTCACTTCTTGAAGGATGAAGGCGTAATGGCCATCATCCTGCCGCACGGGGTGCTGTTTCGGGGCGGGGCGGAGGAGCGCATCCGCACCAAGCTGCTCAGGGACGGGCATATCGACACGGTGATTGGCTTGCCGTCCAACCTGTTCTATTCCACCGGCATTCCGGTGTGCATTTTGGTGCTGAAGAAGTGCAAGAAGCCGGATGACGTGTTGTTCATCAACGCCGCCGAGCACTTTGTCAAAGGCAAACGCCAGAACCAGCTGACCGAAGAACACATCGCCAAGATCATCAGCACCTACCAGTTCCGCACCGAAGATGCGCGTTACTCACGCAGGGTGGGGATGGAAGAAATTCAGAAGAACGATTTCAACCTGAATATCTCGCGCTACATCAGCACGGCGGTGGGCGAGGCAGAGATTGACCTGGCCGCCACGCATGGCGAGTTGGTAGAAATTGAAAAGGCGATTGCGGCAGCCAAGGACAAGCACAACAGCTTTTTGAAAGAACTGGATTTGCAGCTGTTGCCGTAG
- a CDS encoding NAD-dependent epimerase/dehydratase family protein — MVTGATGFVGSALVADLVRDGQRVIVLTRDALQARASFGPGVWVSTLLLAGQNVVPIAAVAQGCGFARPHLDGALDNLAQHSTRNLQIHTLTRCE; from the coding sequence CTGGTCACCGGCGCCACCGGATTCGTGGGCAGCGCCCTGGTGGCCGACCTGGTGCGCGACGGCCAGCGGGTGATCGTGTTAACCCGCGACGCCCTGCAGGCCCGCGCCAGCTTTGGCCCCGGCGTGTGGGTTTCCACCCTGTTGCTGGCCGGACAAAACGTAGTGCCAATCGCCGCTGTGGCTCAGGGATGCGGGTTTGCGCGACCGCACCTGGATGGAGCTTTGGACAACTTGGCGCAGCATTCAACCCGGAACCTCCAAATCCACACCCTCACAAGATGTGAATAA
- a CDS encoding DeoR/GlpR family DNA-binding transcription regulator → MLTTQRKQLILDRLRQDGHLVAKALSEELAISEDTIRRDLRELAAEGQLQRVHGGALPASHAVGSLQVREHLATDDKRALGKAGAALVQPGQVVILDGGTTSLQVVQHLPLHLRATVVTHSPAVAVALAAHTQIEVLMLGGRLFRHSMVNVGASVVEAALQLRADLYLMGVTGVHADAGLTTGDFEEAAVKRTLHARAAETVVLATIDKLGAASPFGIAALNELTALVVPAATPAAMRKQLQASGVRLIKAE, encoded by the coding sequence ATGCTCACCACACAACGCAAACAACTCATTCTTGACCGGCTTCGGCAAGACGGCCACCTTGTGGCCAAAGCCCTCAGCGAAGAACTGGCGATCTCGGAAGACACCATCCGGCGCGACCTGCGCGAGCTGGCTGCCGAAGGCCAGTTGCAGCGCGTGCACGGCGGCGCCCTGCCCGCATCCCACGCCGTAGGCAGCCTGCAGGTGCGCGAACACCTTGCCACCGACGACAAGCGCGCACTGGGCAAGGCCGGTGCGGCACTGGTGCAGCCGGGGCAAGTGGTCATCCTCGATGGCGGCACCACATCGCTGCAGGTGGTGCAGCACCTGCCCCTGCACCTGCGCGCCACCGTGGTCACGCACAGCCCCGCCGTGGCCGTGGCGTTGGCTGCGCACACACAGATCGAGGTGCTGATGCTGGGCGGCCGCCTGTTCCGGCATTCGATGGTGAACGTGGGCGCCAGCGTGGTCGAGGCCGCTTTGCAGCTGCGCGCAGACCTGTATTTGATGGGCGTGACCGGCGTGCACGCCGACGCCGGCTTGACCACCGGCGATTTTGAAGAGGCCGCCGTCAAGCGCACGCTGCATGCGCGCGCCGCAGAAACCGTCGTGCTGGCCACCATCGACAAGCTCGGGGCGGCCTCCCCTTTCGGCATTGCGGCGCTCAACGAACTGACAGCGCTGGTGGTACCTGCGGCCACGCCCGCTGCGATGCGCAAGCAGCTTCAGGCGTCGGGGGTCCGGCTGATCAAGGCGGAATAA
- a CDS encoding virulence RhuM family protein, translated as MWLSQLEMAELFQTSKQNIAKHLKAIFVEQELAQDSVVNQRLITAADGKNYHVAHYNLDAILSVGYRVRSPRGVQFRRWASTVLKEYLVKGFVMDDERLKNPDGRPDYFDEMLARIRDIRASEKRFYQKVRDLFALSSDYDKTDQATQTFFATVQNQLLYAVTQKTAAELVTARADRNDPNFGLQHWKGAQVRKQDILVAKNYLSEDEIDTLNRLVVIFLETAELRTKSRQEIRMVFWRQNVDQIISTNGFPLLAHAGAISHAQMESKTEALYQDFDQRRKQQEAMQTDRQDEAELKALENSIKRRPKK; from the coding sequence GTGTGGCTCAGTCAGTTGGAGATGGCGGAGTTGTTCCAGACCAGCAAGCAGAACATTGCCAAGCACCTCAAAGCTATCTTCGTTGAGCAAGAGTTGGCCCAAGATTCAGTTGTCAACCAACGGTTGATAACTGCCGCAGACGGCAAGAACTACCACGTGGCGCACTACAACCTCGACGCCATCCTGTCCGTGGGCTACCGCGTGCGCTCGCCGCGCGGGGTGCAGTTCCGCCGCTGGGCGTCCACTGTGCTCAAGGAGTATCTGGTCAAGGGTTTTGTGATGGACGATGAGCGGCTAAAGAACCCCGACGGCCGCCCGGACTACTTTGACGAGATGCTGGCGCGCATCCGGGACATTCGGGCCTCGGAAAAGCGCTTTTACCAAAAGGTCCGCGACCTGTTTGCGCTCTCCAGTGACTACGACAAGACCGACCAGGCCACGCAGACCTTTTTTGCCACCGTGCAAAACCAGCTGCTCTACGCGGTCACGCAAAAGACGGCAGCCGAACTGGTCACCGCCCGGGCCGACCGCAACGATCCCAACTTTGGCCTGCAGCATTGGAAGGGCGCGCAGGTGCGCAAGCAGGACATTCTGGTGGCCAAAAATTACCTGTCCGAGGACGAGATTGACACCTTGAACCGACTGGTGGTGATCTTTTTGGAAACAGCAGAGCTGCGCACCAAGAGCCGCCAGGAGATCCGCATGGTATTTTGGCGGCAAAACGTGGACCAGATCATCAGCACCAACGGTTTCCCCCTGCTCGCGCACGCGGGCGCCATCAGCCACGCGCAGATGGAATCCAAAACCGAGGCGCTGTACCAAGACTTTGACCAGCGCCGCAAACAGCAAGAAGCCATGCAAACTGACCGGCAGGACGAGGCTGAACTCAAGGCACTGGAAAACAGCATCAAACGCCGTCCGAAAAAATGA
- a CDS encoding NUDIX domain-containing protein — MSRPVPAPLPASTEQVKLLAVDVLSDHWYTLRKVTFELRRRDGQWQTLSREAYDRGNGAALLLFDPQRRTVVLTRQFRLPAFLNGSASGMLVEACAGLLDGDDPETCIRREAEEETGYRVRQPRKVFEAYMSPGSVTEKLHFFVAEYAPHDRIQSGGGLAHEGEDIEVIEMPLAQALAGIGSGAIQDGKTVMLLQHVALMLQGAAG, encoded by the coding sequence ATGAGCCGCCCTGTGCCCGCGCCCCTGCCAGCCAGCACAGAGCAGGTCAAGCTGCTGGCCGTGGATGTGCTGTCAGACCACTGGTACACCTTGCGCAAGGTGACGTTTGAACTGCGCCGCCGCGACGGCCAGTGGCAAACGCTGAGCCGCGAAGCCTACGACCGGGGCAACGGCGCCGCGCTGCTGCTGTTTGACCCGCAGCGCCGCACCGTGGTGCTGACGCGCCAGTTCCGGTTGCCCGCGTTCCTGAACGGCAGTGCTAGCGGCATGCTGGTGGAGGCCTGCGCCGGTTTGCTCGATGGCGACGACCCCGAGACCTGCATCCGCCGCGAAGCCGAGGAGGAAACCGGCTACCGCGTGCGCCAGCCGCGCAAGGTGTTCGAGGCCTACATGAGCCCTGGTTCGGTCACCGAAAAGCTCCACTTCTTTGTTGCCGAATACGCACCGCACGACCGCATCCAAAGCGGTGGCGGGCTGGCGCATGAGGGTGAAGACATCGAAGTGATCGAGATGCCGTTGGCGCAAGCCCTGGCCGGCATTGGCAGCGGGGCGATTCAGGACGGCAAGACGGTGATGCTGCTGCAGCATGTGGCGCTGATGCTGCAGGGCGCGGCGGGCTAG
- a CDS encoding DUF4406 domain-containing protein: MPITPNSHPPMLVLIAGPYLSGTDGDPEKIAANRARLEAAALPIYERGHLPLLGEWLALPIIHAAGGRETSDDIFHAYQYPVAERLLSRCDAVLRLPGESRGADMGVARARARGLPVVHHVDELPLRLSQAQAQAQAPVAPEPAR, translated from the coding sequence ATGCCCATCACGCCCAACTCCCACCCTCCGATGTTGGTGCTGATCGCCGGCCCGTATTTGTCCGGCACGGATGGAGATCCTGAAAAGATCGCCGCCAACCGCGCACGGCTGGAGGCCGCCGCGCTGCCCATTTACGAGCGCGGCCACCTGCCCCTTCTGGGCGAGTGGCTGGCACTGCCCATCATCCACGCGGCGGGTGGGCGTGAGACAAGCGATGACATCTTTCACGCGTACCAGTACCCCGTGGCCGAGCGCTTGCTGTCGCGCTGCGACGCCGTGCTGCGCCTGCCGGGCGAATCGCGCGGCGCAGACATGGGTGTGGCAAGGGCCCGCGCTCGGGGCCTGCCAGTGGTGCACCATGTGGACGAATTGCCGCTGCGGCTGTCCCAGGCCCAGGCCCAGGCCCAGGCCCCGGTTGCGCCGGAGCCCGCCCGATGA
- a CDS encoding GlsB/YeaQ/YmgE family stress response membrane protein, with product MFSILGTIVVGFIVGLLARALKPGDDKLGLIMTTVLGVAGSLLARYVGVAMGWYGPEAPVGWIASIVGAMVLLVIYGLIKKKA from the coding sequence ATGTTCTCCATTCTCGGAACCATCGTTGTCGGCTTCATCGTCGGACTGCTTGCGCGCGCCCTGAAGCCGGGCGACGATAAATTGGGCCTGATCATGACCACCGTTCTCGGCGTTGCCGGGTCGCTGCTGGCGCGCTATGTGGGTGTGGCCATGGGCTGGTACGGGCCCGAAGCGCCAGTGGGCTGGATCGCATCGATCGTCGGCGCCATGGTGTTGCTGGTGATCTACGGGCTGATCAAGAAGAAGGCGTAA
- a CDS encoding AAA family ATPase, with amino-acid sequence MSKASTITRFRSLESLARKFRKDLKGIQKRKKTLQRKGTTAVAENDFVLVFAHNGVGKTRLSMEFKNLGKNEEKRDTLYFNAFTEDLFDWDNDLDEDKDRRIKFKAESHFFDGLDGMGIEDQVRPLLHQYVDFDFRINYAAAEIRFFRNVTTSGIRRRLEDIKISRGEENIFIWCFFLAILQLAIEADKGQPYDWVKYVYIDDPISSLDEQNTIAVAAGLGSLLKREDNKLKVVVSTHHGLFFNVMFNELKGKRSPESNVDIKKKAYILHRLNEAQTYTLEDTSESPFLHHVAALEELRAVAKSGKISQYHFNSLRSILEKTAIFFGRQHISTCFEGLPKKALYARFLNVRSHAKYSVFESESITATDKKMFREILHVFLNRYAFRLTAVAGSQKPTVAPLPATV; translated from the coding sequence ATGAGTAAGGCATCCACCATCACCAGATTCAGGTCTTTGGAATCTTTAGCACGGAAGTTCCGCAAAGACTTAAAAGGAATTCAGAAGCGCAAGAAGACACTTCAGCGCAAAGGTACTACTGCGGTTGCTGAAAATGACTTCGTTCTGGTGTTCGCACACAACGGTGTGGGCAAAACCCGATTGTCGATGGAGTTTAAGAATCTCGGTAAGAACGAAGAGAAACGAGATACGCTTTACTTCAATGCCTTTACGGAAGATCTCTTCGATTGGGACAATGATCTCGATGAAGACAAGGATCGCAGGATTAAGTTCAAGGCTGAGTCTCATTTCTTCGATGGACTGGATGGTATGGGTATTGAAGATCAGGTCCGACCTCTTCTGCATCAATATGTAGACTTTGATTTCAGAATCAATTACGCCGCAGCAGAGATACGCTTCTTTCGCAACGTGACGACTTCAGGTATTCGCAGACGTCTTGAGGACATCAAGATTTCACGAGGTGAAGAGAATATCTTTATTTGGTGCTTCTTTTTGGCCATTCTGCAGTTGGCCATTGAAGCGGATAAGGGGCAACCCTACGATTGGGTGAAGTATGTCTATATTGACGATCCCATCTCTTCCTTAGACGAGCAAAACACCATTGCTGTTGCTGCTGGCCTCGGTAGCTTACTGAAGCGTGAAGACAACAAACTTAAGGTCGTTGTATCTACGCACCACGGTCTATTTTTCAATGTAATGTTTAATGAACTCAAAGGAAAAAGGTCACCTGAGAGCAACGTCGACATAAAGAAGAAGGCATACATTCTTCACCGGTTGAATGAAGCCCAGACATACACGCTTGAAGATACAAGCGAATCGCCATTTCTACATCATGTTGCAGCGTTAGAGGAACTGCGTGCGGTTGCGAAATCTGGAAAGATCTCGCAATACCATTTCAATTCACTGCGAAGTATTCTTGAGAAGACGGCTATTTTTTTTGGCCGCCAACACATTTCAACTTGCTTTGAAGGTCTTCCGAAGAAGGCACTTTATGCGCGTTTTCTGAACGTGCGAAGTCACGCGAAATATTCAGTATTCGAGTCGGAATCCATTACAGCAACTGATAAAAAAATGTTTCGGGAAATTCTCCATGTTTTCCTTAACCGCTATGCATTCCGCCTTACCGCAGTTGCGGGTTCGCAAAAACCCACTGTCGCACCATTACCGGCAACAGTATGA
- a CDS encoding flavodoxin family protein: protein MTSAKTLLIVYHSHTGGTRQMVDAACAGAAAADSSVAVRLLHATQAQPADVLGADGYLFATPENLAAVSGLLKDFFDRSYYGVLDQINGRPYATLVCAGSDGTNAARQIARIATGWRLKAVAEPLIVCTRAQTTEAILAPKHIGPDDLLRCRALGEAMAAGLGLGVF, encoded by the coding sequence ATGACCTCTGCCAAAACCCTGCTGATCGTCTACCACTCCCACACCGGCGGAACCCGCCAGATGGTGGACGCCGCGTGCGCCGGGGCCGCAGCGGCCGACAGCAGCGTGGCAGTGCGCTTGCTGCACGCAACGCAGGCCCAACCCGCCGATGTGCTGGGTGCCGACGGCTATCTGTTTGCCACCCCAGAAAACCTGGCGGCCGTCAGCGGCCTGCTCAAGGACTTTTTTGACCGCAGTTACTACGGCGTGCTCGACCAGATCAACGGCCGCCCCTATGCCACCTTGGTCTGCGCGGGCAGCGACGGAACCAACGCAGCCCGCCAGATCGCACGCATTGCCACCGGATGGCGCCTCAAAGCGGTGGCAGAACCCTTGATCGTGTGCACCCGCGCGCAAACCACCGAAGCCATCCTGGCGCCCAAGCACATTGGCCCCGATGACCTGCTGCGCTGCAGGGCGCTGGGTGAGGCCATGGCAGCGGGGTTGGGGCTGGGGGTGTTTTAG
- a CDS encoding restriction endonuclease subunit S, translating to MSNKNKALLVPKLRFPEFRGAEGWSRKRLKDACEVNPSSSALPAMFVYIDLESVEAGKLTARKVIAIDDAPSRAQRLLHPDDVIFQIVRPYQRNNFHFKASDGLEYVASTGYAQLRAKDSADFLYQAVHVDGFVDRVIAKCTGSSYPAINSSDLAEVPLALSKPDEQKKIADCLRSLDELIAAQARKVDALKTHKKGLMQQLFPREGETQPRLRFPEFRDSGKWKKMTLGSAANFYNGRAYKQEELLEAGKYKVLRVGNFFTNNNWYHSNLELDETKYCEDGDLLYAWSASFGPRVWRGEKTIYHYHIWKVVEQPSIDKQFLFIVLEHETERMKAKTTNGLGIMHITKGAIESWESAFPDVAEQRKIAERLVNLDISISSEARKLEFLAEHKKGLMQQLFPSIDDIEV from the coding sequence ATGAGCAATAAGAACAAAGCACTGCTGGTGCCTAAACTGCGGTTTCCGGAGTTTCGGGGGGCGGAGGGGTGGTCTCGGAAGAGGCTGAAGGATGCCTGCGAAGTAAATCCTTCGAGTTCTGCGCTGCCCGCGATGTTTGTGTATATCGACCTTGAATCAGTGGAAGCGGGTAAATTGACTGCGCGCAAGGTTATTGCTATAGATGATGCGCCGAGCAGAGCGCAAAGACTGTTGCATCCCGATGATGTGATTTTTCAGATTGTTCGACCATATCAACGCAACAACTTTCATTTCAAAGCCAGCGACGGCTTGGAATACGTTGCCTCTACTGGATACGCACAACTCAGGGCGAAAGATTCGGCAGACTTTCTATATCAGGCCGTTCATGTTGATGGTTTCGTTGATCGCGTAATAGCGAAATGCACGGGTTCAAGCTACCCCGCAATCAATTCATCTGATTTGGCAGAAGTACCGCTTGCTCTTTCGAAGCCAGACGAACAGAAAAAAATCGCCGATTGCCTGCGTTCCTTGGACGAACTGATCGCCGCGCAAGCCCGCAAAGTGGACGCGCTCAAGACCCACAAAAAAGGGCTGATGCAGCAGCTTTTCCCCCGCGAAGGCGAAACCCAACCCCGCCTGCGGTTTCCTGAGTTTCGGGATTCGGGGAAGTGGAAAAAAATGACCCTTGGTTCTGCCGCGAATTTTTACAACGGGCGAGCTTACAAACAGGAAGAGCTTCTCGAAGCCGGAAAATATAAAGTACTGCGTGTTGGGAATTTTTTCACTAACAATAATTGGTATCACTCCAATCTTGAACTGGATGAAACGAAATATTGCGAAGATGGCGACCTTCTTTATGCGTGGTCTGCATCATTCGGGCCACGTGTCTGGCGTGGCGAGAAAACTATTTATCACTACCACATTTGGAAGGTCGTCGAGCAGCCGAGTATCGATAAACAGTTTCTCTTCATCGTGCTTGAGCATGAGACCGAGAGAATGAAAGCCAAGACCACAAACGGACTTGGAATCATGCACATCACAAAGGGGGCGATCGAGAGCTGGGAAAGCGCTTTTCCGGACGTAGCGGAACAAAGAAAGATTGCGGAGCGGCTAGTGAATCTGGATATCTCGATCAGTAGTGAAGCTCGAAAACTTGAATTTCTTGCCGAACACAAAAAAGGACTGATGCAGCAACTTTTCCCGTCCATTGATGACATCGAAGTATGA
- a CDS encoding class I SAM-dependent methyltransferase translates to MQALLDAIATMPLPTDAQRVFHGRGGLHPGSEQWSLDAYPPVWVLTSFAPATEEALAAIGAALAVRWAQIAPSGEPLNWVFQHRGEALRMEGRSETRLMTGAVPDPHTVTEAGARYRVHVLRGQNHGLFLDMAEGRRWVRDHAAARSDDRYGLKVLNLFAYTCAFSVVALQAGARHVVNVDMSHGAIAVGQQNHQLNGLTTGAAFLPHDIFSSWGKINRSGPYGLVIVDPPSYQKGSFVATKDYARLMRRLPDLLAPGGHALLCLNAPELGLAFLQDQMRELAPDLQFVERVANPAVFADVDGERALKVLVYRAPELAAQS, encoded by the coding sequence ATGCAAGCCCTGCTCGACGCCATCGCCACCATGCCCCTGCCCACAGACGCGCAGCGCGTCTTTCATGGCCGGGGCGGGCTGCACCCGGGTTCGGAGCAGTGGTCGCTCGACGCCTACCCGCCGGTGTGGGTGCTGACCAGTTTCGCGCCCGCCACCGAGGAAGCGCTGGCCGCCATTGGCGCTGCATTGGCCGTGCGCTGGGCCCAGATCGCGCCCAGTGGCGAACCACTGAACTGGGTGTTCCAGCATCGCGGCGAGGCCCTGCGCATGGAAGGCCGCAGCGAAACGCGCCTGATGACCGGCGCCGTGCCCGACCCGCACACGGTCACCGAGGCCGGTGCGCGCTACCGGGTGCATGTGCTGCGCGGGCAAAACCACGGGTTGTTTCTGGACATGGCCGAAGGCCGCCGCTGGGTGCGCGACCACGCCGCCGCGCGCAGCGATGACCGCTATGGGCTCAAGGTGCTGAACCTGTTTGCCTACACCTGCGCGTTTTCGGTGGTGGCGCTGCAGGCGGGTGCCCGGCACGTGGTCAATGTGGACATGAGCCACGGCGCCATCGCCGTGGGCCAACAAAACCACCAGCTCAACGGCCTGACCACCGGCGCTGCATTTTTGCCGCACGACATTTTCAGCAGCTGGGGCAAGATCAATCGCAGCGGCCCCTATGGCCTGGTCATTGTCGACCCGCCCAGCTACCAAAAGGGCAGCTTTGTGGCCACCAAGGATTACGCCCGCCTGATGCGGCGCCTGCCCGACCTGCTGGCGCCCGGCGGCCACGCGCTGCTGTGCCTGAACGCGCCGGAGCTGGGCCTGGCGTTTTTGCAGGACCAGATGCGTGAGCTGGCTCCCGACCTGCAGTTTGTCGAGCGGGTGGCCAACCCGGCGGTGTTTGCCGATGTGGACGGGGAGCGGGCGTTGAAGGTGCTGGTGTATCGGGCGCCGGAGCTGGCAGCGCAGAGCTAA